The following proteins are co-located in the Echinicola sp. 20G genome:
- a CDS encoding DNA polymerase III subunit gamma/tau encodes MENFVVSARKYRPSNFKSVVGQQHITTTLKNAIKNNHLAQAFLFCGPRGVGKTTCARILAKTINCENLSSDFEACNECESCKAFNTNSSFNVHELDAASNNSVDDIRNLVDQVRYAPQKGSYKIYIIDEVHMLSTQAFNAFLKTLEEPPKYAIFILATTEKHKIIPTILSRCQIFDFNRIQIKDISEHLQYIASQENIGYEDEALRLIAAKADGALRDALSIFDLIVTYSAGNKLTYSETINNLHILDYDYYFKVTESLLEESISNVLLIFDEILKKGFDGHNFIIGLSEHFRNLMVCKDAATVELLQVSESAQERYVEQAAKSNLSFLLSALNICNQCDIHYKGSKNQRLHVELALMKLAKLPQAISLAALAQEETKKKD; translated from the coding sequence ATGGAAAATTTCGTAGTCTCAGCAAGAAAATATAGACCTTCCAATTTTAAAAGTGTAGTTGGGCAGCAGCACATCACTACTACCCTTAAGAATGCCATAAAAAACAACCATTTGGCACAAGCATTTTTGTTTTGTGGTCCAAGGGGGGTGGGCAAAACTACCTGTGCCAGAATTTTGGCAAAAACTATAAATTGCGAGAACCTTTCTTCAGACTTCGAAGCTTGTAATGAATGTGAGTCTTGCAAGGCTTTCAATACCAACAGCTCCTTTAATGTACATGAACTGGATGCGGCTTCTAATAACTCTGTGGATGATATTAGGAATTTGGTGGACCAAGTAAGGTACGCACCGCAAAAGGGATCCTACAAAATCTATATTATTGATGAGGTTCATATGCTTTCCACGCAAGCATTTAATGCTTTCTTGAAAACACTAGAAGAGCCACCAAAGTATGCTATATTTATTCTAGCTACGACAGAAAAGCACAAGATTATTCCTACCATATTGTCCCGGTGTCAAATATTTGACTTCAATAGAATTCAGATAAAAGACATATCGGAACATTTACAATATATAGCTTCCCAGGAAAATATTGGTTACGAAGATGAAGCACTAAGATTGATTGCCGCAAAGGCTGACGGTGCGCTTAGAGATGCACTTTCTATTTTTGATTTGATTGTAACTTATTCAGCAGGAAATAAGCTGACCTATTCAGAGACTATTAATAACCTTCATATTCTGGATTATGATTACTACTTTAAGGTAACAGAGTCATTATTGGAGGAAAGCATATCCAATGTCTTGTTGATTTTTGATGAAATCCTCAAGAAGGGTTTTGATGGACACAATTTTATCATTGGATTGAGTGAACACTTTAGAAATCTGATGGTATGTAAAGATGCCGCAACTGTCGAGCTATTGCAAGTTTCTGAAAGTGCTCAAGAGAGATATGTAGAGCAAGCCGCAAAATCTAATCTGTCTTTTCTGCTGTCAGCATTGAATATCTGTAATCAATGTGACATTCACTACAAGGGAAGTAAAAATCAAAGATTGCACGTCGAATTGGCTTTGATGAAGCTTGCCAAACTCCCTCAGGCCATTTCATTGGCTGCATTGGCTCAAGAAGAGACAAAAAAAAAAGACTAG
- a CDS encoding DNA polymerase III subunit gamma/tau, with protein MPIPSNISEVKRKVKDQIQEQENSVSTKPEKEDVQSGQELRDTPFDQGKFGAVLEDIIALFKSQKKHLECTVLKQPYQVNGNQINFFLNGELQEHLFAKLRPELIGIVKKKLQNDLVELDFEVKEDAVSEEKKLYTSTDKLAYLTKKSPALKELQKRFGLETDF; from the coding sequence ATGCCCATTCCCTCGAATATTTCCGAGGTAAAAAGAAAGGTCAAAGATCAAATTCAAGAGCAAGAAAATTCTGTTTCCACCAAACCTGAAAAGGAGGATGTACAGTCTGGTCAAGAGCTTAGGGACACGCCATTTGACCAAGGTAAGTTTGGCGCTGTATTGGAAGATATTATCGCGTTGTTCAAGTCTCAGAAAAAACACCTTGAATGTACCGTTCTCAAACAGCCTTATCAAGTTAATGGAAATCAAATCAATTTTTTCCTAAATGGAGAACTTCAAGAACACTTGTTTGCAAAGCTTAGGCCTGAGTTAATTGGGATCGTTAAGAAGAAACTGCAAAATGATTTAGTAGAGCTTGACTTTGAGGTAAAAGAAGATGCCGTAAGTGAGGAGAAAAAGTTATACACCTCAACAGATAAGTTAGCTTATTTGACCAAGAAATCACCAGCTTTGAAAGAGCTTCAGAAAAGATTTGGCTTAGAAACAGACTTTTAA
- the tsf gene encoding translation elongation factor Ts, protein MAITAQEVNKLRQMTGAGMMDCKKALTEAEGDFEKAVDILRKKGQKVSASRADRETKEGVVVTNVSADKSQGVLLTLTCETDFVAKNEEFVAFANAILDLAVEKGATSKEEIIGLPFESITVGEKIIEMTGKIGEKIEISNFVVVNGEAVVPYIHSNGKLGVLVALKNVGGADVEEAGKDVAMQIAAMSPVAVDKDGVDASTVEREIAVGKEQALAEGKPEAMIEKIAMGKLNKFYKENTLLSQAFVKDSSKSVSQYLDSVSKGLTVVDFKRISIG, encoded by the coding sequence ATGGCTATTACTGCACAAGAGGTAAACAAACTAAGACAAATGACCGGCGCCGGTATGATGGACTGTAAAAAGGCCCTTACTGAAGCTGAAGGAGATTTTGAAAAAGCGGTTGATATCTTAAGGAAAAAAGGACAAAAAGTATCTGCTTCCCGTGCTGATCGTGAAACTAAAGAGGGTGTGGTAGTTACTAACGTAAGTGCCGACAAATCTCAAGGTGTGCTTTTGACCCTTACTTGTGAAACTGACTTCGTTGCTAAAAATGAAGAATTCGTAGCTTTCGCAAACGCTATTCTTGACTTAGCAGTAGAAAAAGGTGCTACTAGTAAAGAAGAAATTATTGGCTTACCATTTGAAAGCATCACTGTAGGTGAGAAAATCATCGAAATGACTGGTAAAATTGGTGAGAAAATTGAAATCAGCAACTTCGTAGTAGTGAATGGTGAGGCTGTTGTTCCTTACATCCACTCTAATGGTAAATTGGGCGTATTGGTTGCCCTTAAAAACGTTGGTGGAGCTGATGTGGAAGAAGCAGGTAAAGACGTTGCGATGCAAATCGCTGCAATGAGCCCTGTTGCTGTTGATAAAGACGGCGTGGATGCTTCTACAGTAGAAAGAGAAATTGCTGTTGGTAAAGAGCAAGCTCTAGCAGAAGGAAAGCCTGAAGCAATGATCGAAAAAATTGCTATGGGTAAATTGAACAAATTCTACAAAGAAAACACTTTGTTGAGCCAAGCTTTCGTAAAAGATAGCAGCAAAAGTGTATCTCAATACCTAGACAGTGTTTCTAAAGGTCTTACAGTAGTAGACTTCAAGAGAATATCTATCGGATAA
- the rplM gene encoding 50S ribosomal protein L13 — MDTLSYKTVSANSATVQKNWVIVDAQAQVLGRFASEVAKILRGKNKPSFTPHADCGDNVIVINADKIRLTGKKWDEKVYVRHTGFPGGQRISTPKLLKEKSSAILIEKAVKGMLPKNRLGNKLYTNLYVYEGAEHPHEAQQPKEIKL; from the coding sequence GTGGATACTTTAAGCTATAAGACCGTATCAGCAAACAGTGCTACAGTACAAAAGAACTGGGTAATAGTGGACGCCCAAGCTCAAGTACTAGGTAGATTTGCAAGTGAGGTAGCGAAAATTCTAAGAGGAAAAAACAAGCCTAGCTTTACTCCTCATGCAGACTGCGGAGACAATGTAATTGTCATCAATGCAGACAAAATCAGGTTAACCGGTAAGAAGTGGGATGAGAAAGTATATGTTCGTCACACAGGTTTTCCAGGTGGTCAAAGAATCTCTACTCCTAAATTATTAAAGGAGAAGTCTTCTGCAATTCTTATCGAAAAAGCAGTAAAAGGTATGTTGCCTAAAAACAGACTAGGGAACAAGTTGTATACCAATCTTTATGTGTATGAAGGTGCTGAGCATCCTCATGAAGCACAACAACCAAAAGAAATTAAATTATAA
- the rpsB gene encoding 30S ribosomal protein S2, protein MAKIEYKDLLDAGVHFGHLTRKWDPRMAPYIFMEKNGIHIIDLNKTLVCLEEASNAIKQIVRSGKKIMFVATKKQAKDLVAEEAARLKMPFVTERWLGGMMTNFATIRKSLKKMSSIDKLMKEESYTSLAKRERLMITRQRQKLENVLGGIADLTRLPAALFVVDIKREHIAIAEAKKLGIPVFALVDTNSNPGEVDFPIPANDDAFKSISLLVKAVGAAIEEGLSERKKDKEEAKLSEEEEAKKAADAETKE, encoded by the coding sequence ATGGCTAAAATCGAATATAAAGACTTACTGGATGCTGGTGTTCACTTTGGACACTTAACAAGAAAGTGGGATCCTAGAATGGCGCCGTACATCTTCATGGAGAAGAACGGTATCCACATTATTGATCTAAACAAAACGCTCGTTTGCCTTGAAGAAGCATCCAACGCAATCAAGCAGATCGTTCGCTCTGGCAAAAAAATCATGTTCGTGGCTACTAAGAAGCAAGCTAAAGACTTGGTAGCTGAAGAAGCGGCAAGATTGAAAATGCCTTTCGTTACTGAAAGATGGTTAGGTGGTATGATGACTAACTTTGCCACTATTAGAAAGTCATTGAAGAAGATGTCTTCCATCGATAAATTGATGAAAGAAGAGTCTTATACAAGCCTAGCAAAAAGAGAGCGCTTGATGATTACAAGACAGCGTCAAAAATTGGAAAACGTATTGGGTGGTATTGCTGACCTAACCCGTCTTCCTGCTGCGCTTTTTGTAGTTGATATCAAAAGAGAACACATCGCGATTGCCGAAGCTAAAAAGCTTGGTATTCCTGTATTCGCATTGGTAGATACAAACTCAAACCCAGGTGAAGTTGACTTCCCTATCCCTGCCAATGACGATGCATTTAAATCCATTTCATTATTGGTAAAGGCTGTTGGCGCTGCTATCGAGGAAGGTCTTTCAGAAAGAAAGAAAGACAAGGAAGAGGCTAAACTCTCAGAGGAAGAAGAAGCAAAAAAAGCTGCTGACGCGGAAACCAAAGAGTAA
- a CDS encoding pitrilysin family protein gives MSYNIKELQNGIRIVHHEVTHTRLVHCGFILDIGSRDETFEQAGLAHFWEHMAFKGTKKRKAFHILNRLESVGGELNAYTTKEKICFYSTILKEHFNKAAELLYDITFHSTFPEKQIEKERQVILEEMAMYRDSPDDAIQDEFDEVVFQNHSLGRNILGTEDTVNSFVQTDFFDFISTRMDTSKIVFSVVGNISFNKVLKQLEPKLNEIPTKKSLYIRSDFGHYTPLQKTVHKDITQSHCALGKPAYSLYHPKRYKLYLLNNILGGPSMNSRLNLALREKYGYVYSVESAYQVYRDTGFIGIFYGTEEKTAPKARTLVMKELKKLREKKLGTLQLHMAKEQTIGQMAMAEENYAALMLVFGKNLLDKGKIDSLDHIFSIIRNTTSEELQDIAQEIFREDELSYLTYLPN, from the coding sequence ATGTCATATAATATCAAAGAGTTACAGAATGGAATTCGAATAGTCCATCACGAGGTTACTCATACTAGGTTGGTACATTGCGGATTTATTCTCGATATTGGAAGCAGGGATGAAACGTTTGAACAGGCCGGACTTGCGCATTTTTGGGAGCACATGGCTTTCAAAGGCACAAAGAAGAGAAAAGCTTTTCACATTCTCAACAGGCTAGAATCAGTAGGAGGTGAATTAAACGCTTATACTACCAAAGAAAAAATATGCTTTTATTCCACCATTCTTAAGGAACACTTCAATAAAGCTGCTGAACTTTTGTATGACATTACTTTTCACAGCACCTTTCCAGAAAAGCAGATAGAGAAAGAAAGACAGGTAATCCTAGAGGAAATGGCCATGTACCGTGATTCACCGGATGATGCCATTCAAGATGAGTTTGATGAAGTAGTATTTCAAAACCACTCGCTTGGCCGAAATATCCTTGGTACAGAAGACACGGTCAATTCATTTGTCCAAACAGACTTCTTTGATTTCATCTCCACCAGAATGGATACTTCAAAAATTGTATTTTCTGTAGTTGGGAATATCTCATTTAACAAAGTCCTCAAGCAATTGGAACCGAAACTGAATGAAATCCCCACCAAGAAAAGCTTATATATTAGAAGTGATTTTGGTCATTATACACCTTTACAAAAAACCGTTCATAAAGATATTACCCAATCCCATTGTGCTTTAGGGAAGCCGGCCTACTCGCTTTATCACCCAAAGAGATACAAACTATATCTACTCAACAACATCCTTGGAGGGCCTAGCATGAACTCCAGATTGAATTTGGCTCTTAGAGAAAAGTATGGCTACGTTTACAGTGTAGAATCAGCATATCAAGTTTATAGAGATACTGGTTTCATTGGGATATTTTACGGAACGGAAGAAAAAACTGCTCCAAAGGCGCGCACCTTGGTCATGAAAGAGTTGAAAAAACTGAGAGAGAAAAAACTAGGCACACTACAACTACATATGGCCAAAGAGCAAACCATTGGCCAAATGGCCATGGCTGAAGAAAACTATGCTGCGCTCATGTTAGTCTTTGGAAAAAACCTTTTGGACAAAGGAAAGATTGATTCTTTGGATCATATATTCAGCATCATACGCAATACTACATCTGAAGAACTTCAGGATATTGCTCAGGAAATTTTCAGAGAAGACGAACTTAGTTATCTAACCTATTTACCCAATTAA
- a CDS encoding glycosyltransferase produces MMVNSTELKASLIVSVYKNTDFLKAVLDSLAYQTENNFEIIISEDGDSEVMKNFVDNYPFKHQFQHLSREDKGWQKNSALNEAIRSAKADWLVFIDGDCVLHPRFMEFHLELADPKSILAGKRIKLDPETSQLLLSGEITVAGMNRFLKKNFNKVKKKGAQFVEEGFFIDPKGILGFLVRKRSMRQLKGCNMSFHKKAIYDINGFDEDYIRPAVGEDIDLLWRFQGLGYRIKSVRNLAVQYHLHHKESWTDQEENMRLMESNIAQKKYVCENGLNKS; encoded by the coding sequence ATGATGGTGAACAGCACAGAACTGAAGGCTTCATTGATTGTTTCAGTTTACAAAAACACAGATTTTCTAAAAGCGGTATTGGATTCTTTGGCCTATCAAACAGAGAATAATTTTGAAATTATTATTTCAGAAGACGGAGACTCGGAGGTGATGAAGAACTTTGTTGATAATTACCCATTTAAGCATCAATTTCAGCACCTGAGTAGAGAAGATAAAGGTTGGCAGAAGAACAGTGCTTTGAATGAGGCGATACGTTCAGCCAAAGCAGATTGGTTGGTTTTTATTGACGGAGATTGTGTGCTCCATCCTCGCTTTATGGAATTTCACCTTGAACTTGCTGATCCTAAATCGATTCTTGCAGGCAAAAGAATAAAGTTAGATCCAGAAACATCCCAACTTTTGTTGTCCGGAGAAATTACTGTGGCGGGGATGAATAGGTTTTTGAAGAAGAATTTTAATAAGGTGAAGAAGAAAGGGGCACAATTTGTAGAGGAAGGCTTTTTCATAGACCCGAAGGGTATTTTAGGGTTTTTGGTGAGGAAAAGATCAATGCGCCAATTGAAAGGTTGCAATATGTCTTTTCACAAAAAGGCGATTTACGATATAAATGGGTTTGATGAAGACTATATTAGGCCAGCGGTAGGGGAGGATATAGATCTTCTCTGGAGATTTCAGGGGCTGGGGTATCGTATCAAATCAGTCCGTAACCTTGCTGTTCAATACCATCTCCATCATAAAGAGAGTTGGACGGATCAAGAGGAAAATATGCGATTGATGGAGAGCAATATAGCCCAAAAGAAATATGTATGTGAAAATGGCCTAAACAAATCTTAG
- a CDS encoding LysM peptidoglycan-binding domain-containing protein, whose protein sequence is MTLHLNDQAQRDIQLDVDALCRNPSYFKVKLERANLYMPIIERVLREQGVPDDVKYLVIQESGLIPDAVSTSNAVGFWQFKKGTAQEVFLQVDNQIDERKNIVASTRGAALYLKKHNNYFDNWMCALVSYQMGLGGAKNYFGSQYNGSKSMKITKNTHWYFKKYLAHKIAFENQIGKFISNQRLEEIAVQGPTSLGELARNLGVSEDHLKEYNKWVSGKKIPEGKTYALTYITAGPAPLKPILTSSQNASSSTEPTKVVGTTIKNAAGFPKITGTQTKPYEAGQIKINGIKGIIAAVNTNPADFAERIGVKEGKFKRVNDLSKSDQVIRGNYYYTKRKKGKAKVETHTVRKGETLWEISQAYGIRLHSLKAKNRIYKDEDLREGMILKLRDYRRRNEPIQYQKVSPPPAVQQANYTQQPTSNPSKVHPESTASKSSSQTHTVAKGETLYGIARKYGVSVADIQNWNNIANQSIIQVGQKLIIKKN, encoded by the coding sequence ATGACCTTGCATCTCAATGATCAAGCCCAAAGAGATATCCAACTGGATGTAGACGCACTTTGCAGAAACCCGAGCTATTTCAAGGTCAAACTTGAACGGGCTAACCTTTACATGCCAATCATCGAAAGAGTACTGAGAGAGCAAGGTGTACCTGATGATGTCAAATACTTGGTGATCCAAGAAAGTGGATTAATTCCCGATGCTGTCTCTACTTCAAATGCTGTAGGCTTTTGGCAATTTAAAAAAGGCACAGCTCAAGAAGTTTTCCTGCAAGTAGACAACCAAATCGATGAAAGAAAAAACATTGTCGCTTCAACTCGTGGAGCAGCCTTGTACCTAAAGAAACACAACAACTATTTTGACAATTGGATGTGTGCCTTGGTTTCTTACCAAATGGGACTTGGTGGTGCAAAGAATTACTTCGGAAGCCAATATAATGGCAGCAAGTCAATGAAGATTACCAAAAATACCCATTGGTACTTTAAAAAATACTTGGCACACAAAATTGCCTTTGAAAACCAAATTGGAAAATTTATAAGCAACCAACGCCTTGAAGAAATCGCTGTTCAAGGCCCCACTTCATTGGGAGAGCTTGCCAGAAACCTAGGGGTATCAGAAGATCATTTAAAAGAGTACAATAAATGGGTATCTGGAAAAAAAATCCCTGAGGGAAAGACCTATGCCCTCACATATATTACTGCTGGACCTGCTCCCCTTAAGCCTATCCTAACATCCAGTCAAAACGCCTCTTCTTCAACTGAGCCAACAAAAGTAGTAGGCACTACTATCAAAAACGCAGCGGGGTTTCCCAAAATAACAGGAACCCAAACCAAACCTTATGAAGCAGGACAGATTAAAATAAATGGGATTAAAGGGATTATCGCTGCAGTAAATACCAATCCAGCAGATTTTGCAGAAAGAATCGGCGTAAAAGAAGGTAAGTTCAAGCGGGTAAACGACCTTTCCAAATCAGACCAGGTCATTCGAGGAAATTACTATTACACCAAAAGAAAAAAAGGCAAGGCTAAAGTCGAAACCCATACAGTTCGAAAAGGAGAAACACTTTGGGAAATTTCGCAAGCGTACGGAATTAGGTTGCATTCATTAAAGGCAAAAAACAGAATTTATAAAGATGAAGATTTGAGGGAAGGAATGATTTTAAAACTCAGGGATTACAGAAGAAGAAACGAACCAATTCAATATCAGAAGGTAAGCCCTCCTCCAGCTGTTCAGCAGGCTAATTATACTCAACAACCTACCTCCAACCCAAGTAAAGTACACCCTGAGTCTACCGCCTCCAAGTCGAGCTCTCAAACTCACACTGTAGCAAAAGGGGAAACCTTGTATGGAATCGCTAGAAAATATGGCGTAAGTGTTGCTGATATACAGAACTGGAACAACATTGCTAACCAATCTATCATACAAGTTGGCCAAAAGCTTATCATCAAAAAGAACTAA
- a CDS encoding DUF3078 domain-containing protein, with product MVKYFAFLLIFFLTAFHFASAQDGNPQIVPDTVLINGDTLIMLGDSLIVKEEVKETYWKSGGNYNLSVQQVSLSNWAAGGASSFALNTGVSLFANYKKNKKIWETSLAINFGFNRQADRSYRTRKTNDNFKFVSKYGRELSKGFYMSTQLEARTQLLEGYKYFKPSGSDLDSRNLISDLLSPGYVQSSTGLNYQKEKKDFKFSAILSPFTGRFTIVLNDSLSQAGAFGVIPGDPVRPEAGASLGTSINTKVMENITWKADLNLFSNYGKFGNMVVNFNSTISMKVNKYISTRIETVLIYDENVYIEMEDGSKSRAIQLQNLINFGLGIDF from the coding sequence ATGGTCAAATACTTTGCATTTTTATTGATATTCTTTTTAACCGCCTTCCATTTTGCTTCAGCTCAAGACGGTAATCCACAAATCGTACCGGATACCGTACTCATCAATGGAGACACATTGATCATGCTGGGAGACAGTCTGATAGTTAAAGAGGAAGTCAAAGAAACCTACTGGAAGTCCGGCGGAAATTACAATTTGAGTGTACAACAAGTCAGTTTGTCCAATTGGGCTGCAGGGGGAGCTAGTTCCTTTGCTTTGAATACCGGTGTTAGTCTTTTTGCCAATTATAAAAAGAACAAAAAAATCTGGGAAACCTCTTTGGCCATCAATTTTGGTTTCAACAGACAGGCCGATAGATCTTATAGAACAAGAAAAACAAATGACAACTTTAAGTTTGTCAGCAAATATGGACGAGAGCTCTCAAAGGGCTTCTATATGTCCACGCAGCTTGAAGCAAGAACCCAGCTATTAGAAGGCTACAAGTACTTTAAGCCCTCCGGATCGGACCTGGATTCAAGAAATCTTATTTCTGATTTATTGAGTCCTGGTTATGTACAGTCATCAACAGGTCTTAACTATCAAAAGGAAAAAAAAGACTTTAAGTTCTCTGCCATTCTTTCGCCTTTTACTGGCCGTTTCACTATTGTTCTAAATGATTCCTTGAGCCAAGCAGGAGCTTTTGGTGTAATTCCTGGAGACCCAGTAAGACCAGAAGCAGGAGCTTCCTTAGGTACCTCTATTAACACCAAAGTAATGGAAAACATTACATGGAAAGCTGACCTCAACCTCTTCTCCAATTATGGTAAGTTTGGCAATATGGTAGTTAACTTTAACTCAACCATCAGTATGAAGGTCAACAAGTACATTAGTACCAGAATTGAAACAGTTTTGATCTATGACGAAAACGTTTATATAGAAATGGAAGACGGGTCCAAATCGAGGGCCATTCAGCTCCAGAATTTAATTAATTTTGGTCTTGGTATAGATTTTTAA
- a CDS encoding O-methyltransferase: MEFISEQLLSYCEAHTTAEDELLQLISRETHAKVLMPRMLSGHLQGKTLELFTKMQKPKVVLEIGTYTGYSAICMARGLDKDAKLITLDINDELEEMVRSFFEKSGLSSQIEYKLGNAMDIIPSLDEKFDMVFIDADKKNYSNYYDLVIDKVNPGGLIMADNVLWSGKVLKDPSEKIDKDTKAIMDFNDMVNADPRVENVLFPIRDGILMARKL; this comes from the coding sequence ATGGAATTTATCAGTGAACAACTCCTAAGCTATTGTGAAGCACATACCACTGCTGAAGATGAGCTTTTACAGCTTATCAGCAGGGAAACACATGCCAAAGTCCTTATGCCTAGAATGCTATCTGGTCACCTCCAAGGAAAGACACTAGAGCTTTTTACGAAAATGCAAAAACCCAAAGTGGTACTGGAAATAGGAACCTATACGGGCTATTCTGCCATATGTATGGCACGGGGACTGGACAAAGATGCCAAGTTGATCACTTTGGACATTAATGACGAGTTGGAAGAAATGGTCAGAAGCTTCTTTGAAAAATCAGGCCTCTCCTCACAAATAGAGTACAAGCTTGGAAACGCTATGGATATTATACCCAGTTTAGATGAAAAGTTTGATATGGTATTTATAGATGCGGATAAGAAAAATTATTCCAACTACTATGACTTGGTCATTGACAAGGTAAACCCAGGGGGACTGATCATGGCAGATAATGTGCTTTGGTCAGGAAAAGTTCTAAAAGATCCATCAGAAAAAATAGACAAGGACACCAAAGCAATAATGGATTTTAATGATATGGTCAATGCTGATCCAAGAGTTGAAAATGTACTGTTTCCAATTAGGGACGGGATCTTAATGGCTCGAAAACTATAA
- the rpsI gene encoding 30S ribosomal protein S9, with product MEVINTIGRRKTSVARIYMKPGKGEITVNNRSIESYFPFDLHQIVVKQPLTLVNEAEAYDIKINVDGGGIKGQAEAARMAISRALCEINEEHRPALKKEGFLTRDPRMVERKKPGRRKARRRFQFSKR from the coding sequence ATGGAAGTTATCAATACAATCGGTAGAAGAAAAACATCTGTTGCAAGGATCTATATGAAGCCGGGCAAAGGTGAAATCACTGTAAATAACAGAAGCATTGAATCTTATTTCCCGTTTGACCTGCACCAGATTGTAGTTAAGCAGCCTCTTACTTTGGTAAACGAAGCAGAAGCTTACGACATCAAAATCAATGTAGACGGTGGAGGAATCAAAGGTCAGGCAGAAGCAGCTAGAATGGCTATTTCAAGAGCACTTTGTGAAATCAACGAAGAGCACAGACCTGCCTTGAAAAAAGAAGGATTCCTTACTCGTGACCCAAGAATGGTTGAACGTAAGAAACCAGGACGTAGAAAAGCTAGAAGAAGATTCCAGTTCTCTAAACGTTAA
- a CDS encoding aminopeptidase P family protein yields MRYNPLDQRVYIKNRSKLKQKLKPKSLVIIHSNDVMPTNADGTMKFRQNNDLFYLSGIDQEETILVMCPDFPNESMREILLVRETNEHIAIWEGNKLTKERAEELSGIKNVQWTSNYEATLAMLTTYAEHIYLSTNEHRGASHEVVTKNAREIEKVKKDFPLHEFCRLAPGMESLRSVKEEEEVVQIQRACDITEKGFRRVLSFIRPGVMEYEIEAEYMHEFLRQGSRGFAYEPIIGSGYNSCVLHYLENDQVCQSGDLILMDVGAEYGNYNADMTRTVPVSGKFNERQKSVYNAVLRVKKEAVNMLRPGVIIQEYQKEVGKVMEVELIGLGLLDRTDVKNQDPANPLYRKYFMHGTSHHLGLDVHDVGSVYEPVQKGMVFTVEPGIYIREEGIGIRLENNYVIGENKNLDLMANIPIEVEEIEGLMNA; encoded by the coding sequence ATGAGATATAATCCCTTAGATCAAAGAGTCTACATAAAAAATAGATCAAAGCTAAAGCAAAAATTAAAACCGAAGTCTTTGGTGATCATTCATTCAAATGATGTGATGCCTACCAATGCCGATGGAACCATGAAATTCAGGCAAAACAATGATCTGTTTTATTTGAGTGGCATAGATCAAGAGGAAACTATTTTAGTGATGTGTCCAGATTTCCCAAATGAATCGATGAGGGAGATACTTTTAGTAAGGGAGACCAACGAACATATTGCTATTTGGGAAGGAAATAAGCTTACCAAAGAACGAGCTGAAGAGCTTTCTGGCATCAAGAACGTTCAATGGACATCCAATTATGAAGCAACCTTGGCCATGCTGACTACTTATGCAGAGCATATTTACCTTTCAACCAACGAACATAGAGGTGCTTCACATGAAGTAGTGACAAAGAATGCCCGTGAAATTGAAAAGGTTAAAAAAGATTTTCCCTTACACGAGTTTTGTAGGTTGGCACCTGGTATGGAATCTTTGAGATCTGTCAAAGAAGAAGAGGAAGTAGTGCAGATTCAGAGGGCGTGTGATATTACGGAGAAGGGATTCCGGAGAGTTTTGAGTTTCATTAGACCAGGAGTTATGGAGTATGAAATAGAAGCTGAATATATGCATGAGTTCTTAAGGCAGGGTAGTAGGGGCTTCGCCTATGAACCAATTATTGGTTCAGGCTATAATAGTTGTGTCTTGCATTATTTGGAAAATGATCAAGTTTGTCAATCTGGAGATTTGATCCTAATGGATGTTGGGGCAGAATATGGTAACTATAATGCCGATATGACCAGAACGGTTCCTGTGAGTGGAAAGTTTAATGAACGGCAAAAATCAGTTTATAATGCTGTATTAAGGGTGAAAAAGGAAGCTGTAAATATGCTTCGGCCTGGTGTGATTATTCAGGAATATCAAAAGGAAGTTGGGAAGGTGATGGAAGTAGAGTTAATAGGTTTAGGTTTATTAGACAGAACAGATGTCAAAAATCAAGATCCAGCTAATCCTTTATACAGAAAGTATTTTATGCATGGCACTTCCCATCATTTAGGTTTGGATGTTCACGATGTAGGTTCGGTGTACGAGCCTGTTCAAAAGGGCATGGTGTTTACTGTGGAACCAGGGATTTATATCCGTGAAGAAGGTATTGGAATAAGATTGGAAAACAACTATGTAATAGGAGAGAATAAAAACTTGGATCTGATGGCCAATATCCCTATTGAAGTGGAAGAGATTGAAGGACTTATGAATGCCTAG